The following are encoded in a window of Gossypium raimondii isolate GPD5lz chromosome 13, ASM2569854v1, whole genome shotgun sequence genomic DNA:
- the LOC128036121 gene encoding uncharacterized mitochondrial protein AtMg00820-like, producing MSSEANHAASKASLIHNTRYPITNYLTLSHFSPKHRAFLANLTTQTEPKSYEEAALHPHWQKAMDIELQALERNHTWSIVSLPTGQKPIGCRWVYKIKYHSDGSVERYKARLVAKGYTQVEGIDYHETFSPTAKLTTLRCLLSIASAGG from the coding sequence ATGTCATCTGAAGCTAATCACGCTGCCTCGAAAGCAAGTCTGATTCACAATACCAGGTATCCCATTACAAATTACTTGACTCTTTCTCATTTCTCACCTAAACATCGAGCTTTTTTAGCTAACCTTACAACACAAACTGAACCTAAATCTTATGAAGAAGCTGCACTTCACCCTCATTGGCAAAAAGCTATGGATATAGAATTACAAGCTTTGGAACGTAACCATACATGGAGCATTGTTTCTCTTCCTACAGGACAAAAGCCTATCGGTTGCCGGTGggtttataaaataaagtacCATTCTGATGGATCGGTCGAACGTTATAAAGCTCGTCTTGTTGCCAAAGGTTACACGCAAGTTGAAGGAATTGATTACCATGAAACATTCTCACCAACGGCAAAGTTAACTACACTTCGATGTCTTCTGTCTATTGCTTCTGCCGGGGGCTAG